Proteins encoded by one window of Candidatus Nitrosocosmicus hydrocola:
- a CDS encoding response regulator, which translates to MQSTLSILIVDDEVELSTLFKEYFEARGMDTLSFSNPLLALEYLNENHNKFSLIITDLRMPGINGLDLAKKIREVNDSIKYF; encoded by the coding sequence ATGCAATCTACATTGTCTATTCTTATAGTAGATGATGAGGTTGAGTTATCCACCCTATTTAAGGAATATTTTGAAGCAAGGGGCATGGACACATTATCATTTTCTAACCCGTTATTAGCATTAGAATATCTTAACGAAAATCATAATAAATTTTCTTTAATAATTACAGATTTAAGAATGCCTGGCATTAATGGGCTGGATTTAGCCAAAAAAATAAGAGAAGTAAATGATTCAATTAAATATTTTTGA
- a CDS encoding response regulator, whose amino-acid sequence MVVVSTVNHFLQNEQLAKKQSPKKELEQKQILIGESENELLLLFKSYLSSRGVYTETANSGNEAISRFLESEKEGRLYDVIMLDTHLLNPAGLDIAKRIHSEKPNQKLVLVSTTPTENLPQECLKTAGIKEGDILTMPFKLSKLVEVLRN is encoded by the coding sequence ATGGTGGTGGTTTCTACGGTTAATCATTTTCTCCAAAATGAGCAGCTGGCAAAGAAGCAGTCACCAAAAAAAGAATTAGAGCAAAAACAAATTCTGATTGGAGAGTCTGAAAATGAATTGCTATTGTTGTTTAAATCCTATTTATCTTCTCGAGGTGTTTACACAGAGACAGCCAACAGTGGAAATGAGGCTATAAGCCGCTTTCTAGAGAGTGAAAAAGAAGGAAGGCTATATGATGTTATCATGTTGGATACACATTTGTTAAATCCAGCGGGTCTTGATATTGCAAAGAGGATACACTCAGAAAAGCCTAACCAGAAGTTGGTTTTAGTTTCAACTACTCCAACAGAAAATCTACCACAAGAGTGCTTAAAGACCGCAGGGATAAAGGAAGGAGATATTCTTACAATGCCTTTTAAATTATCCAAATTAGTTGAAGTTTTAAGAAACTAG